One part of the Geoanaerobacter pelophilus genome encodes these proteins:
- a CDS encoding glycosyltransferase family 2 protein, with protein sequence MYASIVIPVFRRADWISLCLDAIGKQDFKGEYEVVIVDDGSPNRVEIENVVKSAIQALDIPVQFVRFLNRGPAAARNSGVSLAKGEIVGFVDDDSVPDTGWLTEITKSFEMPDVGLVSGRTCSYDRELSLPLMLEQSVYSGKTFATCNIAYRRTVFDQLGGFDETFPEPSWEDNDLGLRARWAGFKHVYNDKAVVYHPHEASLDEYRAKCLLNGRGAAVFSRKCLRIKPLWGIVTPIIMSRRLLLGLLPNLWFSRRPNISYLKFCWSLYSLKGFLGAIVGVKSE encoded by the coding sequence ATGTATGCGTCCATTGTCATACCTGTCTTCCGCAGGGCTGACTGGATCAGTCTCTGTCTTGATGCCATCGGAAAGCAGGATTTTAAAGGGGAATACGAAGTTGTCATTGTTGACGACGGTTCACCAAACCGTGTTGAAATTGAAAATGTTGTCAAATCTGCAATCCAGGCGCTGGATATACCGGTACAGTTTGTTAGATTCTTGAACCGGGGACCTGCTGCTGCTAGAAATTCTGGGGTAAGTCTGGCAAAGGGTGAGATTGTCGGTTTTGTTGATGATGATTCGGTTCCTGACACTGGATGGCTAACAGAAATAACTAAATCGTTCGAAATGCCGGATGTCGGCCTAGTAAGCGGGCGCACTTGCTCTTATGATCGTGAGCTCTCCCTGCCGCTAATGCTCGAACAGTCGGTTTATAGCGGTAAGACCTTTGCTACTTGCAATATTGCCTATCGTCGGACCGTATTCGACCAACTCGGCGGGTTCGATGAAACCTTTCCGGAGCCAAGTTGGGAGGATAACGACTTGGGACTACGAGCGCGCTGGGCAGGGTTCAAGCATGTATACAATGACAAAGCAGTGGTGTATCATCCCCACGAGGCTTCCTTGGATGAATACCGGGCTAAATGCCTTCTTAATGGACGGGGAGCGGCGGTGTTCAGTCGTAAATGCTTGCGGATTAAGCCGTTATGGGGGATTGTTACGCCAATAATAATGTCCCGACGTTTGTTGCTCGGATTGCTCCCAAACTTATGGTTTTCAAGACGTCCAAACATAAGTTATCTGAAATTCTGTTGGTCTCTCTACTCACTTAAAGGCTTTTTAGGTGCGATAGTAGGGGTAAAGAGTGAATAG
- a CDS encoding decaprenyl-phosphate phosphoribosyltransferase produces MIFSEYLKLLRPTQWLKNAMLFFPPFLGGAILDLDTVYRGLFPFAVFCLGSSAGYIFNDLNDLDNDIRHPKKKHRPLVSGKVTPVTAKVICVILLLVSLGLAPLISARFTLYLILYLLITVAYTFYFREVAVLDIFCISSGFVVRLLAGGEFFRIEVSDWLLLTVFLLAVFLSTGKRLSEKLSLGSSAGGHRKTLANYPDGFLDGAMYMTGGAVLVTYTMYVIVRSFMVYSVPLCCFGLLRYIYRIKKGQSGDPTDSLLRDPVLFMVGAAWAVLVGIGIYGK; encoded by the coding sequence TTGATATTTTCTGAGTACCTAAAACTTTTAAGACCAACCCAATGGCTGAAAAATGCCATGCTTTTTTTCCCTCCGTTTCTTGGTGGGGCAATATTGGATCTGGATACTGTATATCGAGGGCTGTTTCCTTTTGCCGTGTTTTGCCTTGGATCAAGCGCTGGGTATATTTTTAACGACCTGAATGACCTGGATAATGATATCCGGCATCCAAAGAAAAAACATCGACCACTTGTATCCGGCAAGGTCACGCCAGTTACAGCTAAGGTGATCTGCGTAATTCTGCTGCTCGTTTCGTTGGGGCTTGCTCCCCTTATCTCAGCTCGTTTTACCCTTTACCTCATTTTGTACCTGCTGATTACCGTTGCTTATACCTTTTATTTCAGAGAGGTGGCCGTACTCGATATCTTCTGCATATCGAGCGGCTTTGTGGTGCGGTTACTGGCTGGTGGGGAGTTTTTTCGAATCGAGGTTTCGGATTGGCTATTGCTAACGGTCTTTCTCCTTGCGGTGTTTCTCAGTACTGGTAAACGTTTGAGTGAGAAGCTTTCCCTGGGAAGTTCAGCTGGAGGCCACAGAAAGACGCTTGCCAATTATCCCGATGGTTTCCTGGATGGTGCCATGTATATGACAGGTGGAGCTGTTCTGGTAACCTATACCATGTACGTCATTGTCAGGAGTTTCATGGTGTACTCTGTGCCTCTCTGCTGTTTCGGGCTGTTGCGCTACATTTACCGTATCAAGAAGGGACAGAGTGGCGATCCGACCGATTCGCTTTTGCGTGACCCGGTGTTGTTTATGGTAGGAGCTGCCTGGGCAGTTTTAGTCGGAATAGGGATCTACGGCAAGTGA
- a CDS encoding tetratricopeptide repeat protein — MIRLIIMLVLLFTITSNAFPLEKDYQSFYQAGIAKNKAGNFAEAIKLYSEAIRLKPDSPELFFVRGRAYKQNDQLELAYKDLSKSIELRPAYPEALNLRGVTGIGLNRLKDTKTDLKKACDLGSKDACKNLVKFKDLLK, encoded by the coding sequence ATGATCCGTTTAATTATCATGCTGGTTTTACTATTTACAATCACCTCTAATGCCTTTCCTCTAGAGAAGGACTATCAAAGTTTTTATCAGGCTGGAATCGCCAAGAACAAAGCTGGCAATTTCGCTGAAGCCATAAAACTCTATTCTGAAGCTATCAGACTAAAACCTGACTCTCCGGAACTTTTCTTTGTTAGGGGCCGCGCCTACAAGCAGAATGATCAGCTAGAACTAGCATACAAAGATCTTTCAAAATCAATAGAACTGAGACCTGCATACCCTGAGGCGTTAAACTTGCGCGGTGTGACCGGAATCGGATTGAATCGCCTGAAAGATACAAAGACAGATCTTAAAAAAGCCTGCGACCTCGGCAGTAAAGACGCTTGCAAGAATCTGGTGAAATTCAAGGATCTACTTAAATAA
- a CDS encoding ABC transporter ATP-binding protein — MNALEITDLSKEFKGKRNQRVLALDRLSMTLNRGEVFGFLGPNGAGKSTTIKCLMGLIRPTGGDASILGSKIGTVESRRNVGYLPENPSFYDYLTAEEYLMFVGKMFELDNHLLLQRVEDTLKLLELWDARKRPMRGYSKGMIQRVGLAQVMVHDPELYILDEPMSGLDPIGRALVKEIILELRGRGKTVFFSTHITDDVEKVCDRVGIILRGELKSVERLDTILKEGVVGYHIHIKKGGAGNEIMLSSRDGLPKVMAEVASCGDEITLIEPIRKNLEDFFLDIVKNSKPDRDT; from the coding sequence ATGAATGCCCTCGAAATAACTGATCTGTCTAAGGAGTTCAAAGGAAAGCGTAATCAACGTGTTTTGGCATTGGATAGGCTGAGTATGACTCTTAATAGAGGGGAAGTGTTTGGTTTTTTGGGACCAAACGGAGCCGGTAAGAGTACAACAATCAAGTGTCTTATGGGCCTGATTCGGCCAACCGGCGGAGATGCCTCAATACTCGGCAGTAAGATCGGTACAGTCGAATCACGCCGCAATGTTGGCTATCTTCCAGAAAACCCTTCCTTCTATGATTACCTCACAGCTGAAGAATACTTGATGTTTGTCGGTAAGATGTTTGAGCTTGATAACCATCTCCTTTTGCAACGAGTAGAGGATACTCTCAAGCTTCTTGAACTTTGGGATGCCAGAAAAAGGCCTATGAGGGGATATAGTAAGGGGATGATCCAGAGGGTAGGTCTAGCACAGGTAATGGTTCACGACCCGGAACTTTATATTCTCGACGAGCCGATGAGTGGGCTGGACCCCATCGGCAGGGCACTTGTCAAAGAGATCATCCTTGAATTGAGAGGCAGGGGGAAGACAGTTTTTTTTAGCACCCATATCACGGATGATGTAGAGAAGGTCTGCGACCGGGTAGGGATTATCCTCAGGGGAGAGCTGAAGAGCGTAGAACGGCTTGATACGATACTCAAGGAAGGTGTTGTCGGGTATCATATCCATATAAAAAAGGGGGGGGCAGGGAACGAAATTATGCTCTCCTCCAGAGATGGCCTGCCAAAAGTCATGGCAGAGGTTGCAAGCTGCGGGGATGAAATTACTTTGATCGAGCCGATCCGGAAAAACCTGGAAGATTTTTTCTTAGATATTGTGAAAAATAGTAAACCTGACAGAGATACTTAA
- a CDS encoding ABC transporter permease → MLLCMLQTLKGIVKDRTIQGIMGVFLLFLLVPTVSTLSMRQATELSTTLSLSLVSFIMLLLAVFLGSTSIWRDIERRYTYSVLSLPLSRSSYLIGKFAGIAFFLFGCSVVLGGVSLAVIKVSSGVTAVGKPFVWWYLLLAVLYDALKYILLVAVSMLFSSISTSFFLPIFGTISTFLAGTVTQEVYDYLNTPSGLKSVSPFVRESATLLYYILPNFSGFDLKVHAIYSITPDFRALVTVFFYFLAYTAMLLGVAAFLFERREMK, encoded by the coding sequence ATGCTTCTCTGTATGCTTCAGACACTTAAAGGTATAGTGAAAGACAGGACCATTCAGGGGATCATGGGAGTTTTCTTGCTTTTTCTCCTGGTCCCAACGGTCTCAACTTTATCAATGCGCCAGGCCACGGAACTCTCCACAACTCTTTCGCTGTCGCTGGTATCGTTCATAATGCTTCTTCTGGCAGTATTTCTAGGCTCAACATCCATCTGGCGTGACATTGAAAGGCGTTACACCTACAGTGTCCTCAGTCTTCCGCTAAGCCGCTCCTCTTACCTTATCGGGAAATTTGCCGGAATTGCCTTCTTCCTGTTTGGCTGCTCAGTTGTCCTTGGAGGCGTAAGTCTCGCAGTTATCAAGGTCTCCTCTGGCGTCACTGCAGTTGGTAAGCCATTTGTCTGGTGGTATCTTCTGCTTGCAGTACTGTATGACGCGTTAAAATACATTCTCCTTGTTGCAGTTTCGATGTTGTTTTCGTCGATAAGCACCTCTTTTTTCCTCCCCATTTTCGGTACGATAAGCACTTTTCTGGCGGGTACGGTTACGCAAGAGGTTTACGATTACCTAAATACTCCATCTGGATTAAAGTCCGTCTCACCTTTTGTCAGGGAGTCGGCAACATTGCTTTATTACATATTGCCTAATTTCAGTGGTTTTGATCTTAAAGTCCATGCCATATATTCGATAACGCCTGATTTCAGAGCGCTTGTAACAGTCTTCTTCTATTTCCTTGCATATACCGCCATGCTGTTGGGTGTTGCTGCGTTTCTATTTGAGCGACGGGAGATGAAGTGA